In Bradyrhizobium lablabi, one DNA window encodes the following:
- a CDS encoding WecB/TagA/CpsF family glycosyltransferase produces the protein MSAVVRLHTDRGEVLGVNVCAIAMDDAIATLERWISEGCREYVCVTDVHAVMECRRDPLLRKIYNEAGMVTPDGVPVVYFLRLIGKKRTQRVYGPDLMREMTAVSGRRGYRQFYYGGDVGVAEKLKEALVGFVPGLQVAGTFCPPFRKMTPAEDRAAVDAINAARPHIVWVGLGAPKQERWMAEHLGRIDAPVMIGVGAAFDFLSGTKRQAPQWMQRHALEWLFRLCSEPRRLWRRYAYIVPGFAFLAVGELMRRAIRPSEDAPSGSPSWK, from the coding sequence ATGAGCGCAGTGGTCCGCCTGCATACTGACCGCGGCGAAGTTCTCGGCGTCAACGTCTGCGCCATCGCTATGGACGACGCGATCGCGACGCTCGAACGCTGGATAAGCGAGGGATGCCGCGAGTACGTCTGCGTCACCGACGTCCACGCCGTCATGGAATGCCGCCGTGACCCGTTGCTGCGCAAGATCTACAACGAGGCCGGCATGGTGACGCCCGACGGCGTCCCTGTGGTGTATTTCCTGCGTCTGATCGGCAAGAAGCGCACGCAACGGGTCTATGGGCCTGACCTGATGCGGGAAATGACGGCGGTTTCCGGCCGGCGCGGCTACCGGCAGTTCTACTACGGCGGCGACGTCGGCGTCGCCGAGAAACTGAAGGAAGCTTTGGTCGGGTTCGTCCCGGGATTGCAAGTAGCCGGCACGTTCTGCCCGCCGTTCCGGAAAATGACGCCCGCGGAGGACCGCGCGGCCGTCGATGCGATCAACGCCGCGCGGCCGCACATCGTTTGGGTAGGGCTGGGTGCGCCGAAACAGGAGCGGTGGATGGCGGAACACCTCGGGCGCATCGACGCACCGGTCATGATCGGCGTCGGCGCGGCATTCGATTTCCTGTCCGGGACGAAGCGCCAGGCGCCGCAGTGGATGCAACGTCACGCGCTCGAGTGGCTGTTCCGACTGTGCTCGGAGCCCCGGCGCCTGTGGCGGCGCTACGCCTACATTGTGCCCGGATTCGCGTTTCTCGCCGTTGGCGAACTGATGCGCCGCGCAATCAGACCCTCCGAGGACGCGCCCTCAGGGTCGCCATCTTGGAAATAG
- a CDS encoding UDP-glucuronic acid decarboxylase family protein yields MKKRVLVTGGAGFLGSHLCARLLKQECEVLCVDNFFTGMRRNIEPLLSEPAFEVMRHDVTFPLYVEVDEIYNLACPASPIHYQRDPIQTTKTSVLGAINMLGLAKRLHVRILQASTSEVYGDPDVHPQTEDYHGMVNMVGPRACYDEGKRCTETLFYDYRRQHRLDIRVARIFNTYGPNMHPQDGRVVSNFIVQALKGEPITIFGSGAQTRSFCYVDDLIDGLTRLMNVPQEDVDGPINLGNPAEMTMCELGQLVISLTGSRSRLEFRPLPQDDPRQRRPDISRARQLLHWTPKVSLEEGLNKTIDYFDALLANSREADKLVWKFPQ; encoded by the coding sequence GTGAAGAAACGTGTTCTGGTGACCGGCGGCGCGGGGTTTCTCGGCTCACATCTATGTGCGCGATTACTCAAGCAGGAATGCGAGGTGCTTTGCGTCGACAACTTCTTCACCGGCATGCGCCGCAACATCGAACCGCTACTCAGCGAACCTGCTTTCGAGGTCATGCGGCACGATGTGACGTTCCCGCTCTATGTCGAGGTCGACGAAATTTACAACCTCGCCTGCCCGGCCTCGCCGATCCACTACCAGCGCGATCCCATCCAAACCACCAAAACCAGTGTGCTCGGGGCGATCAACATGCTGGGGCTCGCCAAACGGCTGCACGTTCGCATCCTGCAGGCGTCCACCAGCGAAGTTTACGGCGACCCGGACGTCCATCCGCAGACCGAGGATTACCACGGCATGGTAAACATGGTTGGGCCGCGCGCCTGCTATGATGAAGGCAAACGGTGCACCGAGACGTTGTTCTACGACTACCGGCGGCAGCATCGGCTGGACATCCGGGTCGCGCGCATATTCAACACCTACGGCCCGAATATGCATCCCCAGGACGGGCGCGTCGTCTCCAACTTCATCGTCCAAGCCCTGAAAGGCGAGCCCATCACGATCTTCGGGTCGGGGGCACAGACCCGGTCGTTCTGCTATGTCGACGACCTGATCGACGGACTGACGCGATTGATGAACGTGCCGCAGGAGGACGTCGACGGGCCGATCAATCTGGGCAATCCTGCGGAAATGACCATGTGCGAGCTGGGCCAGCTCGTCATTTCCCTGACGGGTTCGCGCTCGCGACTCGAATTCCGGCCGTTGCCGCAGGACGATCCCCGCCAACGCCGACCGGATATCTCGCGCGCGCGTCAGCTTCTGCATTGGACGCCCAAGGTCAGCTTGGAGGAAGGTCTCAACAAGACCATCGACTATTTCGACGCGCTGCTGGCTAATTCGCGCGAGGCGGACAAGCTCGTATGGAAGTTCCCCCAATGA
- a CDS encoding polysaccharide biosynthesis/export family protein: MVHDQELISITSANARVAAAFRRFSQAACLAALLFPATLSAEGVDSHAYRLAPGDRITVTVFGQPELSGDVLIDDAGAITIPLTDPIEVKDVTLLECQKRIVDRLADGILRKPSVSVRIAELRPISVLGDVRLPGAYPFRYGSTIQSAVALAGGFGPGELLRNTAVSEFLLAEERVSQLTLQKRTLLVRKARLEAQRDGQDTFSPPAFSDADDDKDTIKIVANERDIFATRGAILRDQIDLLRSEKPHLQEQIEANTKQGDAGKKQLDLIQQQIERYEKLFKQGLGTQNNDFQYRVLEANQEASVWRLLSDISRLQMQSGELDFKIQEVEAAFKRQVATELQETRDRLNELEVTLPAAIRIRDVKLQYAGGAAAQGSRHLISITRARSGHPVVLDASETTPVEPGDVINVQSEMPHVLQHDEAAAGPLTLQSYKMQETQSGETLSPISR, translated from the coding sequence GTGGTGCACGATCAGGAGCTGATTTCGATAACCTCTGCAAACGCCCGCGTTGCGGCCGCATTTCGGCGCTTCTCGCAGGCGGCCTGTCTGGCTGCGTTGCTATTCCCCGCCACGCTGTCGGCCGAGGGCGTCGATAGCCATGCCTATCGGCTGGCCCCGGGCGACCGCATCACGGTGACGGTCTTCGGCCAGCCGGAACTGTCAGGCGACGTGCTCATCGATGACGCGGGCGCCATCACCATTCCTCTGACCGATCCCATCGAGGTCAAGGATGTAACGCTGCTCGAATGCCAGAAACGCATCGTCGACCGACTTGCCGACGGGATCCTGCGGAAGCCCTCGGTGAGCGTGCGCATCGCCGAATTGCGTCCGATTTCCGTGTTAGGCGACGTGCGCCTGCCGGGAGCCTACCCGTTCCGTTACGGCAGCACGATACAAAGCGCCGTGGCCCTCGCCGGAGGCTTTGGCCCCGGCGAATTGCTGCGTAACACTGCCGTTTCCGAATTCCTGTTAGCCGAGGAGCGCGTAAGTCAGCTGACCTTGCAAAAACGCACCCTGCTCGTGCGCAAGGCCCGTCTCGAGGCGCAGCGCGACGGACAGGACACCTTTTCACCGCCAGCCTTTTCCGACGCTGACGATGACAAGGACACCATCAAGATCGTGGCAAACGAAAGGGATATCTTCGCCACCCGAGGCGCGATCCTGCGAGATCAGATCGACTTGCTCCGTTCGGAAAAGCCGCATCTGCAGGAGCAAATCGAGGCCAATACCAAACAGGGCGACGCCGGAAAGAAGCAGCTTGACCTGATCCAGCAGCAAATCGAGCGCTACGAAAAGCTTTTCAAACAAGGACTGGGGACCCAGAACAACGACTTCCAGTACCGCGTCCTTGAGGCGAACCAGGAAGCCAGTGTCTGGAGGCTGCTGTCGGACATCTCGCGCCTGCAGATGCAATCGGGAGAACTCGACTTCAAGATCCAGGAGGTGGAAGCCGCATTCAAGCGACAGGTCGCGACGGAACTGCAGGAAACTCGCGACCGCCTCAACGAACTGGAAGTCACGCTGCCGGCGGCGATTAGAATTCGAGACGTCAAGCTGCAATACGCCGGCGGCGCGGCGGCTCAGGGCAGTAGGCATTTGATCAGCATCACACGCGCGCGGAGCGGTCACCCTGTTGTTCTCGACGCGAGCGAAACGACGCCGGTCGAACCTGGCGATGTCATCAACGTCCAAAGCGAGATGCCGCACGTCCTGCAGCACGACGAAGCCGCTGCCGGCCCGCTGACTTTGCAATCCTACAAGATGCAAGAGACCCAGTCTGGAGAAACGCTCAGCCCGATTTCCCGGTAG
- a CDS encoding O-antigen ligase family protein, with translation MIGKGFAYLGLPPLFIGEIALLAGFVVVLRTGCLVAALATLPSLVLAATMIWVLLRTLPYVGAYGFDALRDSVVIMYGGFAFVIIALLLEDGRRINSMLRSFGAFLSIYGPTIPFIYALHHYMANYVPNWPGYNVPVLEIRSGEIAVHLTGAALFVLVGFRKVSSLWILFVLAGMMMASVSSRGALLAIVLPIIFAVLVLGKLRELALVIVVGLAIFATAYAVETTFRDRREARASSERSLSAQQIVDNVVSIVGQGGEQTEGTKTWRLEWWNIILANTMFGPNFWTGRGFGLNLADADGFRDGDHPDLPALRSPHNVHMTMLARAGVPGAALWLGFLTSWFAMMMHAMLTARRHGQTEWAGLFLFASCYAASFVINASFDVALEGPMQGIWFWCLIGFGIGTTMIYRYMQDNCLWKARLGRQLLPARARRGLPPA, from the coding sequence ATGATCGGAAAGGGCTTTGCATATCTGGGATTGCCGCCTCTCTTTATCGGAGAGATAGCCCTCCTCGCCGGGTTTGTCGTCGTGTTGCGGACCGGCTGTCTCGTCGCTGCGCTGGCTACGCTGCCGAGCCTTGTCCTTGCAGCAACGATGATATGGGTACTGCTGCGCACACTGCCCTATGTAGGCGCATATGGCTTCGATGCGCTGCGCGACAGTGTAGTGATCATGTATGGGGGATTCGCGTTCGTCATTATCGCGCTGCTGCTGGAGGATGGCCGCCGCATCAATTCGATGCTTCGGTCTTTTGGAGCGTTTTTAAGCATCTACGGCCCGACAATTCCCTTTATATATGCGCTCCATCATTACATGGCGAATTACGTTCCAAACTGGCCCGGATACAACGTTCCCGTGCTCGAAATTCGATCGGGCGAGATCGCGGTGCATCTGACCGGAGCCGCCCTGTTCGTCCTCGTCGGGTTTCGCAAGGTATCGTCGCTCTGGATCCTCTTTGTGTTGGCCGGGATGATGATGGCGAGCGTTTCGAGCCGGGGCGCGCTGCTTGCCATTGTTCTTCCCATCATCTTTGCGGTGCTGGTGCTTGGCAAGCTGCGCGAACTGGCGCTTGTGATCGTGGTCGGACTGGCGATCTTCGCAACGGCTTATGCCGTCGAGACGACGTTCAGAGACCGCCGTGAAGCGCGAGCCTCCTCCGAGCGTTCGCTCAGCGCACAGCAGATCGTCGACAATGTCGTGAGCATCGTGGGCCAGGGAGGAGAGCAGACGGAGGGCACGAAGACATGGCGTCTCGAATGGTGGAACATCATTTTGGCGAACACTATGTTCGGCCCGAATTTCTGGACCGGACGTGGATTTGGTTTGAATCTCGCCGATGCCGACGGTTTCCGGGATGGAGATCATCCTGATCTTCCGGCGTTGCGGAGCCCGCATAACGTACACATGACAATGCTGGCGCGTGCCGGCGTTCCTGGGGCGGCGCTGTGGCTCGGCTTCCTTACCTCTTGGTTCGCCATGATGATGCACGCGATGCTGACCGCCCGTCGCCACGGGCAGACTGAATGGGCTGGTCTGTTCCTGTTCGCCAGTTGTTATGCCGCGTCCTTCGTCATTAATGCCAGCTTCGACGTCGCGCTCGAAGGACCCATGCAGGGCATTTGGTTTTGGTGTCTGATCGGATTCGGCATCGGCACGACGATGATCTACCGGTACATGCAGGATAACTGCTTATGGAAGGCCCGACTAGGTCGCCAGCTTCTGCCGGCCCGCGCGCGCCGAGGCCTGCCGCCTGCCTGA
- a CDS encoding right-handed parallel beta-helix repeat-containing protein has protein sequence MLAATSVQSGVLDEPCPAATIAIEPGASIQAAVDRSGDGAAFCLKNGIHRIQAVRPRPNQRFYGEGRTILNGSRLLMQFGRENNYWVARGQRQNGQRRGECAKEAPACNLPEGLFIDDIPLVQVLAKDEVGPGRFYFDHAAGDIYFADDPAGHKVEATVAAFAFESSAPGILVKNMTIEKYASVAQKGAIQAQQAAGWVVENCELRLNSAAGIAAGSGTRVRDCNIHHNGQIGITGVGRDVLIERNRIWENNTREFLSSWEAGGVKLAVSEGVVLRGNYVHDNRGAGLWCDIECRDVLYEDNIAEHNHGAGIFHEISFSAVIHNNIVRHNGSAEKIWFWGNNILVAASQDVEIYDNTLTADAGKCGIVLVDQGRRMKSGGTYKTRNNKVYDNDTIFEGAACAGAASDVRPGDENASVIEDGNNLFDRNIYRVPRGNTPLRFAWGHAVFGWEELHRAGIEQNGSLIIY, from the coding sequence TTGCTGGCCGCAACGTCGGTGCAGTCCGGCGTTCTCGACGAGCCCTGCCCCGCGGCGACGATCGCGATAGAGCCGGGCGCGTCGATTCAAGCTGCCGTCGATCGGTCCGGAGACGGTGCCGCATTTTGCCTGAAAAACGGGATCCACCGAATCCAGGCCGTCCGGCCCCGCCCGAATCAGCGCTTCTATGGGGAAGGCCGGACGATCCTGAACGGCAGCCGCCTGCTCATGCAGTTCGGCCGGGAAAACAACTATTGGGTCGCGCGCGGCCAGCGGCAGAACGGACAAAGACGCGGGGAATGCGCAAAGGAAGCGCCGGCTTGCAACTTGCCGGAAGGCCTGTTCATCGACGACATCCCGCTGGTTCAGGTGCTCGCCAAGGACGAGGTCGGGCCGGGGCGGTTCTACTTCGATCATGCCGCCGGAGACATCTACTTCGCGGACGACCCGGCTGGTCACAAGGTCGAAGCCACGGTAGCCGCATTCGCCTTCGAGAGCAGCGCGCCTGGCATCCTAGTCAAGAACATGACAATCGAAAAATACGCCAGTGTCGCCCAGAAAGGTGCGATCCAAGCCCAGCAAGCCGCCGGCTGGGTCGTCGAGAATTGCGAGTTGCGGCTGAACAGCGCCGCTGGGATCGCAGCTGGATCGGGCACCCGCGTACGCGACTGCAACATTCACCACAACGGCCAGATCGGTATCACGGGCGTCGGCCGGGACGTCCTGATTGAGCGCAACCGCATCTGGGAAAACAATACCCGCGAATTCCTGTCCAGTTGGGAAGCCGGCGGCGTCAAGTTGGCGGTCAGCGAAGGCGTCGTCCTGCGCGGCAACTACGTACATGACAACCGCGGCGCCGGCCTGTGGTGTGACATCGAATGCCGCGACGTCCTCTACGAGGACAATATCGCCGAACACAATCACGGCGCCGGGATCTTTCACGAGATCTCGTTTTCGGCGGTCATCCACAACAATATCGTCCGCCACAACGGGAGCGCCGAAAAAATCTGGTTCTGGGGCAACAACATCCTGGTTGCGGCGTCGCAGGATGTGGAGATCTACGACAACACGCTGACCGCGGACGCCGGTAAATGCGGCATCGTCCTGGTGGACCAGGGCCGGCGCATGAAATCAGGCGGGACATACAAGACGCGCAACAACAAAGTCTACGACAACGACACAATATTCGAAGGTGCAGCCTGCGCCGGTGCCGCATCCGACGTCAGACCGGGCGACGAAAACGCCTCCGTCATCGAAGACGGCAACAACCTGTTCGATCGTAACATCTATCGCGTCCCGCGCGGAAATACGCCCCTCCGGTTCGCGTGGGGACATGCGGTTTTCGGGTGGGAAGAACTGCACCGCGCGGGGATCGAGCAAAACGGCAGCCTGATCATTTACTGA
- a CDS encoding exopolysaccharide biosynthesis polyprenyl glycosylphosphotransferase — MADEGLNLHPAGPARLRRRSRRDRDFGLVYRYRKPIVVASLVCGDLAAALAAILCTHLLIRMTGLPSPAPQRVTASFVVLAFFVVGLYTGSGPGPYERFRLRSIGIAGLIAISTIATLPERNVIDFMIVQFANAACLLLIGHYIEATTRGLLIYTDLWGASTVLVGAADHCQKLAHLLARNPELGLKPIGLIRTADASNSKGEPFPIPVIGTTTDFGNIRPRTEIEVAVFATTSELAAVPRDCPAFAPSCCFMLLEDIHYIQGPWVHARTMGTMIGVEIRRNLCSWQSRLLKRTFDILVAITIALLVLPAVALAALMIKLVDQGPAFYVQKRIGHNGTTIKVLKLRTMYADSERLLEEHLRRDPQARAEWQRFFKLRRDPRILPIVGNFLRSSSADELPQLWNVICGDMSLVGPRPLPAYHAEQFDEEFRLLRIGVMPGITGLWQVSSRSDGDLQILREQDLFYIRNWSPWLDLYILLQTVPAVLGAKGAR; from the coding sequence ATGGCAGACGAAGGTCTGAACCTGCATCCGGCAGGCCCGGCGCGACTCCGCCGCCGCAGTCGACGAGACCGCGATTTCGGTCTCGTCTATCGGTACCGGAAACCTATCGTCGTGGCTTCGCTCGTCTGCGGCGATCTCGCCGCTGCGCTGGCCGCAATCTTGTGTACCCATTTGCTGATACGGATGACCGGACTCCCGTCGCCGGCGCCTCAGCGCGTCACCGCATCGTTTGTCGTCCTCGCCTTCTTCGTCGTCGGACTTTACACCGGATCCGGTCCGGGACCTTACGAGCGATTCCGGCTACGCTCCATCGGTATTGCGGGCTTGATCGCCATCTCGACCATTGCCACGCTGCCCGAACGAAACGTTATCGACTTCATGATCGTGCAATTCGCCAATGCGGCCTGCTTGCTGCTGATCGGCCATTATATCGAAGCCACGACCCGGGGTCTGCTGATCTATACCGACTTGTGGGGGGCCTCGACCGTTCTGGTCGGCGCGGCCGACCACTGCCAAAAGCTGGCACACCTCCTGGCGCGCAACCCCGAGCTTGGTCTGAAGCCAATCGGCTTGATCAGGACCGCCGATGCCAGCAATTCGAAGGGCGAACCATTCCCTATACCCGTGATCGGGACGACGACCGACTTCGGTAACATCCGGCCGCGGACCGAAATTGAAGTCGCAGTTTTCGCGACCACAAGCGAATTGGCGGCGGTCCCTCGCGATTGCCCTGCGTTCGCCCCCTCCTGCTGTTTCATGCTGCTTGAAGACATCCACTACATTCAGGGCCCCTGGGTACACGCGCGAACTATGGGCACAATGATCGGCGTCGAGATCAGACGCAACCTATGCTCTTGGCAGAGCCGGCTGCTGAAAAGGACGTTCGATATCCTGGTCGCTATTACTATCGCACTGTTAGTTCTGCCGGCCGTAGCCTTGGCGGCGCTAATGATTAAACTCGTTGACCAAGGACCGGCCTTTTACGTCCAGAAGCGCATCGGGCACAACGGGACGACCATAAAGGTGCTCAAGCTGCGGACGATGTATGCGGATAGCGAGCGGCTCCTTGAAGAGCATCTACGGCGCGACCCGCAAGCCCGCGCAGAGTGGCAGCGATTCTTCAAGCTCCGCCGCGATCCGCGGATTTTACCGATTGTCGGCAACTTTCTGCGTAGCTCCAGCGCGGACGAATTACCGCAACTCTGGAACGTAATCTGCGGCGATATGAGCCTAGTCGGCCCGCGGCCCCTACCCGCCTATCACGCCGAGCAGTTTGACGAGGAATTTCGGTTGCTCCGGATCGGTGTCATGCCGGGCATCACTGGACTATGGCAGGTTTCCTCTCGCAGCGACGGCGATCTGCAGATTCTGCGGGAACAGGACCTTTTCTACATCCGTAATTGGTCGCCTTGGCTTGATTTGTACATCCTGCTGCAGACCGTGCCGGCTGTTCTGGGTGCCAAAGGAGCTCGTTAG
- a CDS encoding aldo/keto reductase codes for MKKRKLGKSRLEVSAIGLGCMGVNFSYGHALDKQQAIDLIRGAVERGVTFFDTAEVYGPFTNEELVGEALAPFHDQVVIATKFGWRLDPETGRQIGLDSRPEHIREVAEASLKRLKVDVIDLLYQHRVDPDVPIEHVAGTVKDLIQEGKVKHFGLSEPGAQTIRRAHAVQPITAIQNEYSLWTRGPEKNGVLQACEELGIGFVPYSPLGKGFLTGTMNENTKLVSNDFRSILPRFTPEAMKANQVLVDLLGRIAKKKNATPAQIAIAWLLGQKPWIVPIPGTTKLHRLEENLGAANVELTGDDLAEIERAASAITVQGARYPEWLEATTGR; via the coding sequence ATGAAGAAGCGCAAGCTTGGAAAAAGCAGGCTCGAAGTGTCCGCGATCGGCCTCGGATGCATGGGAGTCAACTTTAGTTATGGCCACGCCCTCGACAAGCAGCAGGCTATCGATCTCATCCGCGGGGCGGTCGAACGCGGAGTAACCTTCTTCGACACCGCAGAGGTCTATGGCCCGTTCACGAACGAAGAGCTGGTCGGCGAGGCGCTCGCGCCGTTTCACGACCAGGTGGTGATCGCCACCAAGTTCGGCTGGAGGCTCGATCCCGAGACGGGAAGGCAGATCGGCTTGGACAGCCGGCCCGAGCACATCCGCGAGGTCGCTGAGGCGTCGCTGAAGCGGCTTAAGGTCGACGTCATCGACCTGCTGTATCAGCACCGGGTTGATCCCGACGTGCCGATCGAGCATGTGGCGGGTACGGTGAAGGATCTGATCCAGGAGGGTAAGGTCAAGCATTTCGGCTTATCCGAACCTGGCGCGCAGACCATCCGGCGCGCCCATGCGGTCCAGCCAATCACAGCGATTCAGAATGAATATTCGCTGTGGACGCGCGGGCCGGAGAAGAACGGGGTGCTGCAGGCCTGCGAGGAGTTGGGCATCGGCTTCGTGCCTTACAGCCCACTCGGTAAGGGCTTCCTGACCGGCACGATGAACGAGAACACTAAGCTCGTCAGCAACGACTTTCGCAGCATTCTGCCGCGCTTCACACCGGAGGCAATGAAGGCCAATCAAGTGCTCGTCGACCTGCTCGGCCGAATCGCGAAAAAGAAGAACGCGACTCCCGCGCAGATCGCCATCGCGTGGCTCCTCGGACAGAAGCCGTGGATCGTCCCGATCCCCGGTACCACAAAGCTCCACCGGCTCGAGGAGAACCTTGGCGCGGCGAATGTCGAGCTGACGGGGGACGACCTCGCCGAGATCGAACGCGCCGCGTCCGCGATCACGGTCCAGGGCGCGCGCTACCCCGAGTGGCTCGAAGCAACGACCGGCCGCTGA